Proteins encoded in a region of the Bombyx mori chromosome 23, ASM3026992v2 genome:
- the LOC101739344 gene encoding organic cation transporter-like protein isoform X1, producing the protein MELQQHKNENGATPSPKKDLIQKVIGCFGKYQLYLCLVVFLVKFPVAFHQMAIIFLSPKVSYICASTNNETCPCSDPIYDTSVFKRTIIMEWDLICDRKWLTSFTQTLFQLGTLFGSVFFGMASDRFGRKNPLLVAVVIQVTMGITAAYVPDYWSFTFVRFLVGMSVGGTMVTSFVIVMEFVGAQYRDVISALYQVPFNLGHMLLPVFGYFCRDYSVFQLSISVPVIVLLSYVILVPETPRWLIAVNRTEEAITILERVAKINKRPTDAIRTDIEAFQASLEKNKLKKGTVLDLFRTPNLRKNLLAMSFNWLTCSYCFYGVSQYVGQLSGDVFINVAASASVTLLGTLLSIPLMKVIGRRTIVIVFSFVCAFCLLVLAVIPQGTGSVVCASIGVVASFIVFVVVYLYCTELFPTVVRNAAIGVSSMSARVGSMVAPFVISLEDVAVWLPPVCFALLPLIAGCVTFLLPETKGCEFMTTIEEGEQFGKKKTSKTKA; encoded by the exons atgGAATTGCAGCAACACAAGAACGAAAATG ggGCCACGCCTTCGCCAAAGAAAGATCTCATTCAAAAAGTCATCGGATGTTTTGGAAAATATCAATTGTACTTATGTTTAGTTGTATTCTTAGTAAAATTTCCGGTCGCATTCCATCAAATGGCCATCATATTTTTATCGCCAAAAGTGTCATATATTTGTGCAAGTACGAACAACGAAACTTGTCCTTGTTCGGATCCTATATACGACACATCAGTCTTCAAACGGACTATAATAATGGAATGGGACTTAATATGTGACAGAAAGTGGTTGACTAGTTTTACGCAAACATTGTTTCAACTGGGCACGCTATTCGGCAGCGTGTTCTTCGGAATGGCCTCGGATAG ATTTGGAAGGAAAAACCCTCTGCTAGTGGCCGTCGTGATTCAAGTAACGATGGGTATTACTGCCGCTTATGTCCCagattattggagttttacaTTCGTAAGGTTCCTTGTGGGGATGTCCGTTGGTGGCACAATGGTGACGTCATTTGTTATCGTCATGGAGTTTGTTGGAGCTCAGTACCGAGATGTAATCTCAGCTTTGTATCAAGTACCTTTCAATCTGGGTCACATGCTTTTACCAGTTTTTGGGTACTTTTGTAGAGATTACTCTGTTTTTCAACTTTCAATATCAGTCCCCGTCATTGTTCTGTTGTCATATGTAATTTTGGTACCGGAAACGCCACGATGGTTGATAGCAGTGAATAGAACCGAGGAAGCCATCACCATTTTAGAACGTGTAGCGAAAAT AAACAAACGACCTACGGATGCTATCAGAACGGATATCGAAGCGTTTCAAGCAAGCTTagagaaaaacaaattaaaaaaaggaaccGTACTAGACTTATTTCGGACACCGAACTTGCGGAAAAATTTATTGGCTATGTCTTTCAATTGGTTGACATGCAGTTATTGTTTTTACGGAGTGTCCCAATATGTTGGTCAACTCAGTGGAGACGTTTTCATTAATGTGGCTGCAAGCGCCAGTGTCACGCTTCTTGGCACCCTGTTGTCTATACCGTTAATGAAAGTTATTGGAAGAAGAACAATCGTCAtagtatttagttttgtttgcGCGTTTTGTCTCCTGGTTCTGGCTGTAATACCACAAGGAACAGGTTCGGTAGTTTGCGCTAGCATTGGTGTTGTTGCAAGTTTCATTGTGTTCGTTGTTGTCTATTTGTATTGTACCGAGCTATTCCCTACTGTCGTTAGAAATGCGGCTATCGGGGTTTCGTCTATGAGTGCTCGTGTTGGTTCTATGGTGGCTCCTTTTGTGATATCGCTTGAGGATGTGGCCGTCTGGCTGCCACCAGTTTGTTTTGCATTATTACCTTTGATAGCGGGCTGTGTTACGTTCCTATTACCTGAAACCAAAGGCTGTGAATTCATGACTACCATCGAAGAGGGTGAACAATTTGGAAAGAAGAAAACTTCTAAAACGAAAGCGTGA
- the LOC119628348 gene encoding organic cation transporter protein, protein MSNEDAIETIIGAFGKYQTWIAILIIIGRYPVEYQLTNVVFIMPSVEYICLDEGAMNATNYCPCENPKYDTSTIVSSVTTEWDLICDRSSLASLAQSMMQIGIVPGSVIFGHISDRYGRKIASILSLFFQVVIVAISAVVPEYWMFLVCRFAIGITVGGTMLCTYVLKVELSGKSFRPYLVGLAEVAFVTGYMTLPIIAYFVREWRTLQLVTSLPWLFIGFYYWLIPESPRWLISVGKKQEAIKVLAYIAKKNNRPTDNIESIIDKIEDEKPGSMMDLFRTPKIRVYTVIAAIVWMLCAHTHFGINQYIGRLQGNVYLNVFISASCLIPATILVVVATLYFRRKISIVTNFTLVALSLIVIIFIPGDLTAVRNAFAIIGQAGAFTSFVQVYLYSSEIFPTVIRNSAMGFASVFARIGGFVAPFVVNIGIEWISITIFSSLALCAAGLCCFFPETKDITLINTIKETERAQDKRQDQRL, encoded by the exons ATGTCGAATGAAGACGCGATTGAGACAATTATAGGAGCATTCGGGAAATACCAGACCTGGATagctattttaataataatcggCCGATATCCCGTCGAATATCAGTTGACCaatgttgtatttattatgcCAAGTGTTGAATATATTTGCTTGGACGAAGGTGCAATGAACGCAACgaattattgcccttgtgagAATCCTAAATACGATACGAGTACCATTGTAAGCTCAGTGACCACAGAATGGGATTTGATATGCGATAGATCATCTCTTGCATCTTTGGCGCAATCTATGATGCAAATTGGTATTGTGCCCGGAAGCGTGATCTTTGGACACATTTCTGACCG GTATGGCCGTAAAATAGCATCAATACTATCTTTATTCTTTCAAGTAGTAATAGTTGCCATATCGGCTGTAGTCCCTGAGTATTGGATGTTTCTCGTTTGCCGATTTGCTATTGGAATAACTGTTGGCGGAACAATGCTATGTACCTACGTCCTAAAAGTTGAATTAAGTGGGAAATCTTTTAGGCCATATCTAGTGGGTCTAGCAGAAGTTGCCTTCGTTACCGGATACATGACACTTCCAATAATAGCATACTTTGTTAGAGAATGGAGAACCTTGCAACTCGTAACTTCTCTTCCTTGGCTCTTTATTGGATTCTACTACTGGTTAATTCCAGAATCGCCACGATGGCTTATATCGGTTGGCAAAAAACAAGAAGCAATCAAAGTACTAGCCTACATCGCTAAAAA AAATAATCGACCTACAGATAACATAGAATCCATTATTGATAAAATCGAGGACGAAAAACCTGGATCAATGATGGATCTTTTCAGAACACCAAAAATAAGAGTCTACACTGTAATAGCGGCAATAGTTTGGATGCTGTGCGCACATACGCATTTCGGCATTAACCAATACATAGGACGGCTTCAAGGAAATGTCTATCTGAACGTGTTTATCTCAGCATCGTGCCTAATACCAGCGACTATTTTGGTTGTTGTCGCTACTCTATACTTCAGAAGAAAAATAAGCATTGTGACCAATTTTACCCTAGTTGCACTATCATTGATTGTGATTATATTTATACCGGGTGACTTAACTGCAGTAAGAAATGCCTTTGCAATTATAGGTCAGGCAGGCGCATTTACATCTTTTGTTCAAGTATATTTATATTCTTCGGAAATTTTCCCTACAGTGATTCGAAATTCGGCTATGGGTTTCGCTTCAGTATTCGCCCGAATTGGAGGGTTCGTCGCTCCGTTCGTCGTTAATATAGGAATCGAATGGATCTCCATCACGATATTTAGCAGTTTGGCTTTATGCGCAGCTGGTTTGTGTTGTTTCTTCCCAGAAACCAAAGatattactttaataaatacaattaaagagACCGAACGAGCTCAAGATAAAAGACAAGACCAGCGGCTGTGA
- the LOC101744917 gene encoding organic cation transporter protein: protein MIISELIGKFGKYQFWICVLIFANKFGVAFHQMAIVFLAPPAVYYCPGNATCCDSPAYNTSLFTRTIVTEWNLICEKSFLKDITQTLFQFGVLFGSLVFGIISDRYGRKSTLITSVVLEVITGIMSSFMPDFWSFTIIRMILGISVGGIMVVGFVIVMEYVGNDIRYVISALYHVPFTLGHMLLALFGYYIRDYMYYQLAISVVNVFLLIYICVLPESPRWLLAVNKTFEAITLIERIAKTNNMDIEDISTKIELFQLEHKPKKSSVLELFRSPNLRKNILIMSFNWLVSSYCFYGVTFYISHLTGDIFINVAAMGCVCLCGCLIAIPILKFMNRKTIVILGNVICSISILIIAFVPEGIVSIVFGCIGVMFSFMLLVIVYLYCSEMFPTVVRNAAIGISSMSARMGSMIAPFVAALRPYGQWCAPVGFGIFPLVAALLCILLPETKDCELMTTIEEGEAFGKSRTRNSNGNEIT from the exons atGATAATTAGCGAGTTAATAGGCAAATTCGGAAAGTATCAGTTTTGGATATGCGTTTTGATATTCGCCAATAAATTCGGTGTTGCTTTTCATCAAATGGCAATTGTATTTTTGGCTCCACCAGCTGTTTACTATTGCCCGGGAAACGCTACATGCTGTGATAGTCCGGCTTATAATACATCACTGTTTACAAGAACAATTGTAACTGAGTGGAACTTGATTTGTGAAAAGAGTTTCCTCAAAGACATCACGCAGACTTTGTTTCAATTTGGCGTTCTCTTTGGCAGCTTAGTGTTCGGTATCATATCTGACAG ATACGGCAGAAAGTCTACATTGATTACATCTGTAGTTCttgaagtgattactggaatAATGTCATCGTTTATGCCCGATTTTTGGAGTTTTACCATTATCAGAATGATTCTAGGAATCTCTGTGGGTGGTATAATGGTGGTGGGGTTTGTAATCGTTATGGAATATGTTGGGAATGACATCAGATACGTAATATCAGCGCTCTACCATGTTCCGTTTACTCTTGGTCACATGTTGCTGGCACTGTTTGGATATTACATACGAGATTATATGTACTACCAGCTGGCCATATCTGTGGTCAACGTTTTCCTGCTGATTTACATATGTGTATTACCAGAGTCACCGAGATGGTTGTTGGCCGTGAATAAAACTTTTGAGGCCATCACTTTAATTGAACGAATTGCTAaaac GAACAATATGGACATTGAGGATATCTCAACTAAGATAGAACTGTTTCAATTAGAACATAAACCAAAGAAAAGTTCGGTTTTAGAATTGTTTCGATCGCCTAATTTGAGGAAAAACATCCTGATTATGTCGTTTAACTGGCTTGTCAGCAGCTATTGTTTTTATGGCGTCACTTTTTATATCAGTCACCTAACTGgagatatatttataaatgtagcTGCTATGGGGTGTGTTTGTTTATGTGGCTGTTTGATAGCCATTCCCATATTGAAGTTCATGAATCGGAAGACCATCGTAATACTAGGAAACGTTATATGCAGCATATCAATACTAATAATTGCTTTCGTACCCGAGGGCATAGTTTCTATTGTTTTCGGGTGTATCGGAGTTATGTTTTCGTTCATGCTATTAGTTATCGTGTACTTGTACTGTTCGGAAATGTTTCCGACAGTTGTGCGTAACGCAGCCATCGGAATTTCGTCGATGTCTGCCCGAATGGGTTCAATGATTGCGCCTTTTGTGGCGGCACTGAGGCCTTACGGCCAATGGTGCGCTCCGGTGGGCTTTGGTATATTCCCTCTAGTGGCGGCTCTCTTATGTATTTTACTGCCCGAAACGAAAGACTGTGAACTAATGACCACCATTGAAGAAGGAGAGGCATTTGGAAAATCTCGGACAAGAAATTCGAACGGAAATGAAATAACTTGA
- the LOC101739344 gene encoding organic cation transporter-like protein isoform X2: MASRENKIGATPSPKKDLIQKVIGCFGKYQLYLCLVVFLVKFPVAFHQMAIIFLSPKVSYICASTNNETCPCSDPIYDTSVFKRTIIMEWDLICDRKWLTSFTQTLFQLGTLFGSVFFGMASDRFGRKNPLLVAVVIQVTMGITAAYVPDYWSFTFVRFLVGMSVGGTMVTSFVIVMEFVGAQYRDVISALYQVPFNLGHMLLPVFGYFCRDYSVFQLSISVPVIVLLSYVILVPETPRWLIAVNRTEEAITILERVAKINKRPTDAIRTDIEAFQASLEKNKLKKGTVLDLFRTPNLRKNLLAMSFNWLTCSYCFYGVSQYVGQLSGDVFINVAASASVTLLGTLLSIPLMKVIGRRTIVIVFSFVCAFCLLVLAVIPQGTGSVVCASIGVVASFIVFVVVYLYCTELFPTVVRNAAIGVSSMSARVGSMVAPFVISLEDVAVWLPPVCFALLPLIAGCVTFLLPETKGCEFMTTIEEGEQFGKKKTSKTKA, encoded by the exons ATGGCGTCGAGGGAAAATAAAATAG ggGCCACGCCTTCGCCAAAGAAAGATCTCATTCAAAAAGTCATCGGATGTTTTGGAAAATATCAATTGTACTTATGTTTAGTTGTATTCTTAGTAAAATTTCCGGTCGCATTCCATCAAATGGCCATCATATTTTTATCGCCAAAAGTGTCATATATTTGTGCAAGTACGAACAACGAAACTTGTCCTTGTTCGGATCCTATATACGACACATCAGTCTTCAAACGGACTATAATAATGGAATGGGACTTAATATGTGACAGAAAGTGGTTGACTAGTTTTACGCAAACATTGTTTCAACTGGGCACGCTATTCGGCAGCGTGTTCTTCGGAATGGCCTCGGATAG ATTTGGAAGGAAAAACCCTCTGCTAGTGGCCGTCGTGATTCAAGTAACGATGGGTATTACTGCCGCTTATGTCCCagattattggagttttacaTTCGTAAGGTTCCTTGTGGGGATGTCCGTTGGTGGCACAATGGTGACGTCATTTGTTATCGTCATGGAGTTTGTTGGAGCTCAGTACCGAGATGTAATCTCAGCTTTGTATCAAGTACCTTTCAATCTGGGTCACATGCTTTTACCAGTTTTTGGGTACTTTTGTAGAGATTACTCTGTTTTTCAACTTTCAATATCAGTCCCCGTCATTGTTCTGTTGTCATATGTAATTTTGGTACCGGAAACGCCACGATGGTTGATAGCAGTGAATAGAACCGAGGAAGCCATCACCATTTTAGAACGTGTAGCGAAAAT AAACAAACGACCTACGGATGCTATCAGAACGGATATCGAAGCGTTTCAAGCAAGCTTagagaaaaacaaattaaaaaaaggaaccGTACTAGACTTATTTCGGACACCGAACTTGCGGAAAAATTTATTGGCTATGTCTTTCAATTGGTTGACATGCAGTTATTGTTTTTACGGAGTGTCCCAATATGTTGGTCAACTCAGTGGAGACGTTTTCATTAATGTGGCTGCAAGCGCCAGTGTCACGCTTCTTGGCACCCTGTTGTCTATACCGTTAATGAAAGTTATTGGAAGAAGAACAATCGTCAtagtatttagttttgtttgcGCGTTTTGTCTCCTGGTTCTGGCTGTAATACCACAAGGAACAGGTTCGGTAGTTTGCGCTAGCATTGGTGTTGTTGCAAGTTTCATTGTGTTCGTTGTTGTCTATTTGTATTGTACCGAGCTATTCCCTACTGTCGTTAGAAATGCGGCTATCGGGGTTTCGTCTATGAGTGCTCGTGTTGGTTCTATGGTGGCTCCTTTTGTGATATCGCTTGAGGATGTGGCCGTCTGGCTGCCACCAGTTTGTTTTGCATTATTACCTTTGATAGCGGGCTGTGTTACGTTCCTATTACCTGAAACCAAAGGCTGTGAATTCATGACTACCATCGAAGAGGGTGAACAATTTGGAAAGAAGAAAACTTCTAAAACGAAAGCGTGA
- the LOC101745058 gene encoding lysocardiolipin acyltransferase 1, which produces MAVESLLCVVWYYTIISGFYILYCPVLYLMFINHRLYRKVVDALFELWELFPVALFQCCYSTRLHHFGDYVNPNEKTIMIMNHRTRVDWNYVWIALYHATQNPNEDCRVCKEQLNGLEEPGSVFDIGGKSKIKIVLKDGIKNIPAIGWIMQLNFFLYVKRNWQEDNNNLNQFVDYYKSLKYDYRLVLFPEGTDLSESNKIRSDSFAVAHNLPKYDFVLHPRLTGWSALCSRLRGTGLASVYDVTLAYDNPAQTELDLAKGNIPKNVYFHFKRYSIDKIPYNEEDLKKWLNDRWGEKEISLRKFHKEGNFIDFETTTPPAYRSPRSMIVAKAGFTFWTIVNLLFTYAIYCSVMFQFWVLYHSVLFVIVTCYLGGFQNIQYRLLKNETP; this is translated from the exons ATGGCGGTAGAGTCCCTACTCTGCGTCGTCTGGTACTATACCATAATATCAG GTTTTTATATCCTGTATTGTCCTGTTCTGTATCTtatgtttataaatcatagattGTACAGAAAAGTTGTTGACGCATTGTTTGAACTTTGGGAATTATTTCCCGTG GCGCTTTTCCAATGTTGTTACTCTACGAGATTACATCATTTCGGCGACTATGTCAATCCTAATGAAAAAACAATCATGATAATGAATCATCGAACCAGGGTTGATTGGAATTATGTATGGATCGCTTTATATCACGCTACGCAAAACCCAAATGAAGATTGTCGTGTGTGTAAAGAGCAATTAAATGGTTTAGAGGAACCTGGAAGTGTTTTCGATATTGGAGggaaatcaaaaatcaaaatcgTTTTAAAAGACGGAATCAAAAACATTCCCGCAATAG gGTGGATAATGCAACTAAACTTCTTTTTGTACGTGAAAAGAAATTGGCAAGAAGATAACAATAATTTGAATCAGTTTGTAGACTACTATAAAAGTTTGAAATACGATTATCGCTTGGTTTTGTTCCCCGAGGGTACGGATTTGAGCGAGAGCAATAAAATTCGAAGCGACAGTTTTGCTGTTGCTCACAATTTGCCT AAATATGACTTTGTCTTACACCCTCGTTTGACTGGATGGTCAGCGCTGTGCTCACGGCTTCGAGGAACCGGGCTCGCTTCGGTATACGATGTCACCCTAGCCTACGATAACCCCGCACAGACCGAACTCGATCTGGCCAAAGGAAACATACCTAAAAATGTGTACTTTCATTTTAAAAG GTATTCGATAGATAAAATACCATACAATGAGGAAGATTTAAAGAAATGGTTAAACGATAGATGGGGTGAAAAGGAAATTAGTCTTCGTAAATTTCATAAAGAAG GTAATTTCATAGATTTTGAAACAACGACACCTCCCGCATACAGGTCCCCGCGTTCGATGATCGTAGCTAAAGCAGGCTTTACATTTTGgacaattgtaaatttattatttacctaCGCTATATATTGTAGTGTAATGTTTCAATTTTGGGTTTTGTACCATAGTGTATTATTCGTGATAGTAACATGTTATTTAGGTGGTTTTCAGAACATTCAATACAGGCTACTCAAAAATGAAACACCATAA
- the LOC101745356 gene encoding organic cation transporter protein — protein MAADDAIETTIGSFGKYQTWILMLITLGRYPVEFQLVNIVFIMPSVEFVCLDDGALNRTNYCPCANPKYDTNTIVSSVTTEWNLICDRTSLASLAQSIMQIGIIPGSVIFGYMSDRHGRKIASLLSLFCQVLAVAISAIVTEYWMFVVCRFVIGITVGGTIICTYVLIVELSGKSFRPYLVGLSEVSYVTGYMTLPIIAYFIRDWRTLQLVTSLPWLFVGFYYWLIPESPRWLISVGRKNEAIKILTYIAKKNKRPTNNIATIVDNVENEKPGSVIDLFKTSKIRMYTIISALVWMLCAHTYYGINQYIGNLQGNLYLNVFISAIFLIPGIVLVVIAALYFKRKKSIMASFTTVAVSLVIIAFIPGKSTTVDIAFAIIGQTGARSVFVQIYLHSCEIFPTVIRNSAMGFSSIFARIGGFVAPFVVNIGIKGVSVAIFCSLAVCAAILCCFLPETKGIVLKNTIQETEQCHARKKSDHAEKTADNTCI, from the exons ATGGCGGCTGATGACGCAATAGAAACTACAATAGGATCGTTCGGAAAGTATCAAACGTGGATTCTTATGTTAATAACTTTAGGGCGATATCCCGTTGAATTTCAATTGgtcaatattgtatttattatgccCAGTGTTGAATTTGTTTGTCTCGATGACGGTGCATTAAACAGAACGAATTATTGCCCTTGCGCAAATCCCAAATACGATACTAATACCATTGTGAGCTCAGTGACCACGGAATGGAATTTAATCTGTGACAGAACATCCTTAGCATCTTTAGCACAATCTATAATGCAAATCGGTATTATACCCGGAAGCGTGATCTTCGGATACATGTCTGATCG GCATGGCCGTAAAATAGCATCGTTACTATCACTGTTTTGTCAAGTACTAGCAGTGGCCATATCCGCTATAGTAACCGAGTATTGGATGTTTGTCGTCTGCCGTTTTGTTATTGGAATTACCGTTGGAGGCACAATAATATGTACCTACGTATTGATAGTTGAATTAAGTGGGAAATCTTTTAGGCCTTACCTAGTGGGCCTATCAGAAGTTTCCTACGTCACTGGATACATGACACTTCCGATAATAGCCTATTTTATTAGAGACTGGAGGACCCTGCAGCTTGTAACTTCACTTCCTTGGTTATTTGTCGGTTTTTACTATTGGTTAATTCCAGAGTCACCACGATGGCTCATATCAGTTGGTAGAAAAAATGAAGCTATAAAAATACTCACTTACATTGCCAAAAA AAATAAGAGGCCTACGAACAATATCGCAACCATAGTCGACAATGTAGAAAACGAAAAGCCTGGATCAGTAATCGATTTGTTTAAAACATCTAAAATCAGAATGTATACTATAATATCAGCTTTAGTTTGGATGCTATGTGCACATACATATTACGGCATTAACCAGTACATAGGAAATCTACAaggaaatttgtatttaaacgtCTTCATCTCAGCGATTTTCCTTATACCAGGCATTGTTTTAGTCGTGATTGCCGCCCTatatttcaaaagaaaaaaaagcatcaTGGCCAGTTTCACAACAGTAGCTGTATCGTTAGTTATAATTGCGTTTATTCCAGGGAAATCAACTACAGTGGATATTGCGTTTGCAATTATAGGTCAGACAGGGGCGCGGAGTGTTTTCGTCCAAATATATCTGCACTCTTGCGAAATTTTTCCTACAGTGATCAGGAATTCTGCTATGGGATTTTCTTCAATTTTTGCTCGAATCGGAGGCTTCGTCGCTCCGTTCGTTGTTAATATTGGAATCAAAGGGGTTTCGGTGGCTATCTTTTGCAGTCTAGCCGTCTGTGCAGCTATATTGTGCTGTTTTCTTCCCGAAACAAAAGGGATTGTTTTAAAGAACACAATTCAAGAGACAGAACAATGTCATGCCAGAAAGAAATCTGACCATGCCGAGAAAACTGCAGATAATACATGTATCTAA
- the SCM gene encoding sex combs on midleg, with the protein MSNNTVGSSGPAPGKIRGPGRPPKRTCTWCAESKTPLKYVLPTENGKKEFCSETCLSEFRQAYSKGACLHCDTVIRGNVPSSSKNFCSTHCLNIYQKKNEKRTTSPQSGNGANGTESNSNNNSTGSFYDIYQPFDWTEYMKETNSVPAPQECFKQAPMPPINDFKVGMKLEALDPRNLTSTCIATVVGVLGPRLRLRLDGSDNKNDFWRLVDAGDIHPIGHCEKHDGMLQPPLGFRMNASSWPMFLLKTLNGAQMAPAKVFQDEPPTPKSNLFFVGQKLEAVDKKNPQLICCATVGAVKNDQIHVTFDGWRGAFDYWCRYDSRDIFPVGWCARAGHPLQPPGQCYKSATTPSRFKLRPTGIPNPALPEGGSTGAGNSSTTPTSTPAPLVRLCIRNSCTGGNSLLPSTISGSGPSGAAEALAKELLIVHPDPQRLTRAIMTASSSYSNNNKVQVSSGSKNYTVKVPSELTNDDLKNWLKAVCSGVGSCVGMIKIDTEDAPGQLCSLCGDSSSNNVSSAVKRPLNDENIANAEECSASKVGRVSPERAEPASSTTTTSGAPPPPPPQTPPGDWSVEDVIGFIAAADQALAAHADLFRKHEIDGKALLLLNSGMMMKYMGLKLGPALKICNLVSKIRNHRHYST; encoded by the exons atgtcgAATAATACTGTCGGCTCGTCGGGGCCAGCTCCCGGCAAAATACGTGGTCCTGGTAGACCTCCGAAACGTACTTGTACATGGTGTGCTGAAAGTAAGACTCCGTTAAAATATGTTCTACCGACGGAAAATGGTAAAAAAGAGTTTTGCTCCGAAACATGTCTCTCAGAGTTCAGACAGGCGTACAGCAAAGGCGCGTGTCTACATTGTGACACAGTTATACGCGGTAATGTACCTTCTAGCAGCAAAAATTTCTGCTCTACGCATTGTTTGAACATTTATCAGAAGAAAAATGAAAAACGTACCACATCACCACAGTCTGGAAACGGAGCAAACGGAACTGAAAGTAATTCTAACAACAATTCTACGGGTTCATTTTATGATATTTACCAACCTTTTGACTGGACTGAATACATGAAAGAAACAAACAGTGTACCCGCACCTCAAGAATGTTTTAAACAAGCACCAATGCCACCCATCAATGATTTTAAAGTTGGGATGAAGCTCGAAGCATTGGATCCCCGTAATCTGACATCAACATGCATTGCAACTGTTGTTGGTGTTTTGGGTCCAAGGTTGAGACTGAGATTGGACGGAAGCGATAATAAAAATGACTTTTGGCGACTCGTTGATGCTGGAGATATACACCCCATAGGACACTGTGAAAAACATGATGGAATGCTACAACCTCCACTCGGCTTTCGCATGAATGCAAGCAGTTGGCCTATGTTTTTGCTCAAGACTTTGAATGGAGCCCAAATGGCTCCTGCTAAAGTATTTCAAGATGAGCCACCTACTcccaaatcaaatttattttttgttggtcAAAAGTTGGAAGCAGTTGATAAAAAGAACCCGCAGTTGATATGCTGTGCAACAGTTGGAGCAGTTAAAAATGACCAAATCCATGTTACATTTGATGGTTGGAGAGGAGCATTTGATTACTGGTGTAGATATGATTCTAGGGATATATTCCCTGTGGGGTGGTGTGCTCGAGCAGGTCATCCTTTGCAGCCACCTGGTCAGTGCTACAAAAGTGCTACAACTCCATCAAG gtTTAAACTTAGACCTACTGGTATACCTAATCCTGCTTTGCCAGAAGGTGGTTCTACTGGTGCTGGAAACTCCTCTACAACACCTACATCAACACCGGCTCCTCTAGTGAGACTTTGTATTCGAAACAGCTGTACTGGTGGAAATAGCTTGTTACCCAGTACAATTTCAGGGTCTGGGCCTTCAGGTGCTGCTGAAGCTCTTGCTAAGGAACTATTAATTGTACATCCAGACCCTCAAAGATTGACAAGAGCAATAATGACTGCATCAAGTAGctattctaataataataaagtacag GTCTCATCTGGAAGCAAAAATTATACAGTAAAAGTACCTTCAGAGCTTACAAATGATGACCTGAAGAATTGGTTGAAAGCTGTTTGTAGTGGTGTGGGAAGCTGTGTTGGTATGATAAAAATAGATACAGAGGATGCGCCTGGTCAACTATGTTCACTTTGTGGAGATTCATCATCTAATAATGTATCATCAGCTGTAAAGAGGCCCCTAAAT gATGAGAATATCGCTAACGCAGAGGAGTGCTCTGCAAGCAAGGTGGGACGCGTGTCTCCAGAACGAGCAGAGCCTGCATCATCCACAACCACGACCAGTGGGGCACCTCCTCCACCGCCGCCGCAGACGCCGCCGGGGGACTGGTCTGTGGAAGACGTCATTGGGTTTATTGCTGCTGCTGATCAGGCTCTTGCAGCACACGCTGACTTGTTCAGGAAACAT GAAATCGACGGGAAAGCATTACTATTGCTGAATTCTGGTATGATGATGAAGTACATGGGTCTAAAGTTGGGTCCTGCTTTAAAAATTTGTAATCTTGTTTCAAAAATAAGAAATCATAGACATTACAgcacctaa